From one Nymphalis io chromosome 19, ilAglIoxx1.1, whole genome shotgun sequence genomic stretch:
- the LOC126776000 gene encoding putative transferase CAF17 homolog, mitochondrial, with protein MIFNQVKRILNNRYVIYQFLRNVHNEAPAKVLYPLKSRALLKISGQESSSFLQGLITNDMKHFEEGAKSMYAMFLNNKGRVMYDTLIHKWDNEETFLIECDKKLVNLLQKHLKIFKLKRKIEIEDVDKSLIMWALILPDSDKIPDSTSNVNIYKDPRLADLGFRIISSVATTDSQILEMFGKNIVAKDTEEGYKYLRYKLGVSEGAEELPPGACFPLEVNCDYLHGVSFHKGCYIGQEVTARVHHTGVVRKRIMPIKFNQSIHENIEKDSVISASDKPKSNLGKLKGVMDDYGIGLIRIKEALDAKVLMVSKYSAEVLKPSWWPIEAPKEIIKSE; from the coding sequence atgatatttaatcaGGTAAAGAGAATTTTAAACAATCGTTacgttatttatcaatttttacgCAATGTACATAATGAAGCACCGGCAAAAGTTTTATATCCATTAAAAAGTCGAGCATTGCTAAAGATATCGGGTCAGGAATCGTCATCTTTTCTTCAGGGGCTAATAACTAACGACATGAAACATTTTGAAGAAGGTGCTAAATCTATGTACGCAATGTTTTTAAACAACAAGGGTAGGGTTATGTACGATACTCTTATACATAAATGGGATAATGAGGAAACATTCTTAATAGAATGTGATAAAAAATTAgtcaatttattacaaaaacacctgaaaatatttaaattaaaacgcaaAATCGAAATTGAAGATGTTGATAAAAGTCTTATTATGTGGGCTTTAATTCTCCCTGATTCAGACAAGATCCCTGATTCTACatctaatgtaaatatttataaggacCCTAGACTTGCCGATTTAGGTTTCCGTATCATCTCTTCTGTTGCAACAACAGACTCACAGATATTAGAAATGTTTGGAAAGAATATTGTGGCCAAAGATACAGAAGAaggctataaatatttaaggtaTAAGCTAGGTGTAAGTGAAGGAGCTGAAGAATTGCCACCTGGAGCTTGCTTTCCTTTGGAGGTAAATTGTGACTACCTTCATGGTGTGAGTTTCCACAAAGGTTGTTATATTGGTCAGGAAGTAACGGCTAGAGTTCATCACACAGGTGTTGTTCGCAAAAGAATAATGCCTATAAAATTCAATCAAAGTATACATGAAAACATTGAAAAGGATTCTGTAATCTCAGCTAGTGATAAACCAAAAAGTAATTTGGGAAAATTGAAAGGTGTGATGGATGACTATGGAATAGGATTAATAAGAATCAAAGAAGCACTTGATGCTAAAGTTCTTATGGTTAGCAAATATTCAGCTGAAGTTCTAAAGCCCTCGTGGTGGCCAATAGAAGCTCCTAAGGAAATTATAAAGAGTGAATAG
- the LOC126775989 gene encoding uncharacterized protein LOC126775989 translates to MTILLYDYRELEERASRYLNVWKAWHLILYALAAIFGILNYVFLRNTMQLVDNNCVLYPRELAFRFIDLPDVPETYSSVNLTSVINDTSFTKIEDNPNAQNLPVQVENVTKIVEEKNVTLNNKVQNDTESSKIENDVNILTVNETHRLVLDTSRTLFGWDNDCQFAEYMPIMSMIFAAAWATFFTMCPGGGYSRSGLQQPWRILTPALLFALIMVGLTGHSFTSTNRGLYAFCSAFYNITNATTCSSVNPYLSLAWGASWPFGARAAAARAAGAGVWASWACAAALFLARCLTAPDFQIRRTGAYLNDPQQKITPYLKKSTRRRLSKTSPNKRDNASIRSEPTATTELVTASVEQGQDTVPPSPQITPIKPMNGREDIEMTITPYKIQ, encoded by the exons ATGACAATACTTCTTTATGACTACCGTGAGCTGGAGGAACGGGCTTCGAGATATCTTAATGTCTGGAAAG CATGGCATTTAATACTCTACGCTCTAGCGGCTATCTTTGGAATTCTCAACTATGTTTTCCTACGAAACACCATGCAACTCGTTGACAACAACTGCGTATTGTATCCAAGAGAACTAGCATTCCGATTTATAGACTTACCCGATGTGCCAGAAACGTATAGCTCAGTTAATTTAACAAGCGTTATTAATGATACGAGCTTTACAAAAATTGAAGATAATCCAAACGCTCAAAATTTACCCGTCCAAGTAGAAAATGTAACCAAAATTGTTGAAGAGAAAAATGTGACTCTAAACAACAAAGTACAAAATGACACAGAGTCGAGCAAAATTGAAAACGACGTCAACATTCTCACgg TAAATGAAACTCATCGCCTAGTTTTGGACACATCACGGACTCTCTTCGGATGGGACAATGATTGCCAATTTGCGGAATACATGCCGATCATGTCTATGATTTTCGCTGCTGCTTGGGCAACTTTCTTTACTATGTGTCCCGGTGGCGGTTATTCAAGATCTGG aTTGCAACAACCGTGGCGGATCCTGACACCGGCCTTGCTTTTCGCCCTTATAATGGTCGGTCTCACCGGACACAGTTTTACAAGTACCAATAGAGGCCTATATGCATTTTGTTCTGCATTCTATAACATCACTAACGCTACGAC GTGCTCGTCGGTGAACCCGTACCTGTCGCTCGCGTGGGGCGCGTCGTGGCCGTTCGGCGcccgcgcggcggcggcgcgcgcggccgGCGCCGGCGTGTGGGCGAGCTGGGCCTGCGCCGCCGCGCTGTTCCTCGCGCGCTGTCTCACCGCGCCCGACTTCCAGATCAGGCGCACCGGGGCTTACCTCAACGATCCCCAGCAG AAAATAACACCCTACCTAAAAAAATCTACGCGTCGACGTCTCTCGAAGACTTCTCCGAATAAACGTGACAATGCTTCTATTAGATCGGAACCTACTGCTACCACGGAACTTGTTACTGCTTCTGTCGAACAAGGACAAGACACCGTGCCCCCTTCCCCACAAATTACTCCGATTAAACCGATGAATGGCAGAGAAGACATCGAGATGACAATAACCccatacaaaatacaataa